In a single window of the Haliotis asinina isolate JCU_RB_2024 unplaced genomic scaffold, JCU_Hal_asi_v2 scaffold_20, whole genome shotgun sequence genome:
- the LOC137269958 gene encoding zinc finger protein 862-like: MGVLTRQFLNRKLFIRYVSHGVPVSFHAAVVTLDHATADGVLDGIKTALEMNDISYEKLVSHDCEGPKLVSANFDGASVMMGNRSGVAGKITREAPYVVPVHCVAHKLELSVLDAVMGLLPLKIFEEVLKQIFKFYHNSPQMRRELKTISQIFETDLVHLSDVKNVRCFASKERAVRALRTSLHSVIQHFETVATGRTEQSSKAKGWLAKIKTVTFIKTLFILLDVLPLLTEVSLVFQKEDLLVTTLSQEIEGVMLKLTQLKVQPETGENLKAFMDLYAPQDGTFDGVIQLIGQSKHVNFKQDMFFNSLIDGIVKYIDKRFECFSQAPLKYFKVLDYTEWPTDRCSLSVYGCEEIDALLEHYHPLFTDEEKTRIKDEFTTLKGYLKNCKKTVYDC; the protein is encoded by the coding sequence ATGGGAGTACTGACTCGGCAATTCTTGAACAGGAAACTGTTTATTCGTTATGTAAGCCATGGTGTTCCAGTTTCATTCCATGCTGCAGTTGTAACTCTAGATCATGCTACTGCTGATGGGGTGTTGGATGGAATAAAAACTGCTCTTGAAATGAATGATATTAGTTATGAAAAGCTTGTATCACATGACTGTGAGGGGCCCAAACTAGTGTCTGCAAACTTTGATGGTGCATCTGTTATGATGGGTAACCGTTCTGGAGTTGCAGGAAAGATCACACGAGAAGCTCCTTACGTTGTACCTGTTCATTGTGTAGCACACAAGCTGGAATTGTCAGTGTTGGATGCAGTAATGGGCCTGTTGCCATTGAAAATTTTTGAAGAGGTATTGAAACAGATATTTAAATTCTACCATAATAGCCCCCAAATGAGAAGAGAACTTAAAACTATTTCTCAGATCTTTGAAACAGATTTGGTTCATTTGAgtgatgtgaaaaatgtgaGATGCTTTGCTAGCAAAGAGAGAGCTGTAAGGGCTCTGAGGACAAGTCTGCATTCAGTGATACAACACTTTGAAACTGTTGCTACTGGGCGAACTGAACAGAGCTCTAAAGCAAAGGGCTGGcttgcaaaaataaaaactgtgACTTTCATTAAGACTTTGTTTATTCTGTTGGATGTGCTCCCTTTACTCACTGAAGTATCTCTTGTGTTCCAAAAGGAGGACCTTCTTGTCACTACACTGTCCCAGGAAATTGAAGGTGTTATGTTGAAACTTACCCAACTAAAGGTACAGCCAGAAACAGGAGAAAACCTGAAAGCCTTCATGGATCTCTACGCACCCCAAGATGGCACTTTTGATGGTGTGATTCAACTGATTGGACAATCAAAACATGTAAACTTCAAACAGGACATGTTCTTCAATTCACTCATTGATGgaattgtgaaatatattgacaaaaggtttgaatgtttcagtcaaGCTCCACTGAAATACTTCAAAGTACTAGACTACACAGAGTGGCCCACTGATAGGTGCAGTCTTTCAGTGTATGGGTGTGAGGAGATAGATGCCTTACTTGAACATTACCATCCACTATTCACAGATGAGGAGAAGACAAGAATCAAAGATGAGTTCACCACTCTTAAAGGATACTTAAAGAACTGTAAAAAAACAGTGTATGATTGCTAG